A region from the Paraburkholderia youngii genome encodes:
- a CDS encoding hydroxymethylpyrimidine/phosphomethylpyrimidine kinase — protein sequence MPSDTPPIVLTFGLSDPTGGSGLQADLMTLASMGCHGVSVLTGYTVRDSASCDEVTGLDPDIVATQARMLLEDMPIAAFKVGACTRAEVVSAIAEVVADYDDVPLILAPDFTLDDEHVLAADELREAIADLLAPQTTLLVADSSTLLALAQPDGDAEAPSLDAAISHLLSQGCEYILSTETGTHRLVNTLFSEDGQLRQDLWDRAPHRLTGLTDTLGAAIAALLANGQEPAEAVRESQEYLYQAVRNAFRPGMGAYMPDRFFWARSSDDETPPAQGKGAAPGEARH from the coding sequence ATGCCCAGCGACACGCCTCCGATCGTCCTCACCTTCGGTCTCTCCGATCCCACTGGCGGCTCCGGCCTGCAGGCGGACCTGATGACACTTGCCAGCATGGGCTGCCACGGCGTATCCGTGCTCACGGGCTATACCGTGCGCGACTCGGCGAGCTGCGATGAAGTCACCGGCCTCGACCCTGACATCGTCGCGACGCAGGCGCGCATGCTGCTCGAGGACATGCCGATCGCCGCCTTCAAGGTCGGCGCGTGCACGCGCGCCGAGGTGGTCAGCGCGATCGCGGAAGTGGTTGCCGACTACGACGATGTCCCGCTGATCCTCGCCCCGGACTTCACGCTCGACGACGAACACGTGCTCGCCGCCGACGAACTGCGCGAAGCGATCGCCGATCTGCTCGCCCCGCAAACCACGCTGCTGGTCGCCGACTCGTCGACGCTGCTCGCGCTTGCGCAGCCCGACGGCGACGCGGAGGCGCCGAGCCTCGACGCCGCGATCTCGCATCTGCTGTCGCAGGGCTGCGAGTACATTCTGTCGACCGAAACCGGCACGCACCGGCTCGTCAACACGCTCTTCAGCGAGGACGGCCAGTTGCGTCAGGACTTGTGGGACCGTGCGCCCCATCGGCTGACGGGCCTGACCGATACGCTTGGCGCGGCGATCGCCGCGCTGCTCGCCAACGGCCAGGAGCCCGCGGAAGCGGTGCGCGAAAGCCAGGAGTATCTGTATCAGGCGGTGCGCAATGCGTTCCGGCCTGGCATGGGGGCGTACATGCCCGATCGTTTCTTCTGGGCACGCAGCAGCGACGACGAGACCCCGCCGGCCCAAGGCAAGGGCGCAGCGCCCGGGGAAGCGCGACACTGA
- the groES gene encoding co-chaperone GroES, whose amino-acid sequence MNLRPLHDRVIVKRLDQETKTASGIVIPEAAAEKPDQGEILAVGPGKRDDKGAAIALDVKVGDRVLFGKYAGQTVKVDGNELLVMREEDIMAVVQK is encoded by the coding sequence ATGAACCTTCGTCCTTTGCATGATCGCGTGATCGTCAAGCGTCTGGATCAGGAAACCAAGACCGCGTCGGGCATCGTGATCCCCGAAGCCGCAGCAGAAAAGCCGGATCAAGGTGAAATCCTCGCAGTCGGCCCGGGCAAGCGCGACGACAAGGGCGCAGCGATCGCCCTCGACGTGAAGGTCGGCGACCGCGTCCTGTTCGGCAAGTACGCAGGCCAGACCGTCAAGGTCGACGGCAACGAACTGCTGGTGATGCGCGAAGAAGACATCATGGCCGTGGTGCAGAAGTAA
- a CDS encoding chondroitin 4-O-sulfotransferase — MSFPTFFIHPPKCGGSTVISCFDLNKGNDQFISFVWDQDGWGNCRAKLLETQVGGGHHPFGIHRVMKHPVNYCTILRDPLARHISHYRYAANGKNGQIMRGVSVSTPEAMALQGVLSLDEWVSESLGGRNLFVQMLSGEPAVNEASLAVAQIHLREHIGTVGVCEDMSEFLLRLCGSTGMKLPFCFEANRINGKPNGTALLSEAARQKFIDDNSLDYELFRDANRIVEAYAKESGSVFSNALELVRVIQAEINRLENPHIYSATVLGIDGSFLSRVHEVIRRFDLTPIDTYLEFAQSQRRPLADLFDGFVDTVGDGVVRGWAVNLSRPERQVPLEVRIGAQIVATGLSGEPRPDVASAGYPSSNSGFSIALPDGIPEGFCVTIADSTERLHNAGTWRQGWHCE; from the coding sequence ATGTCTTTCCCAACCTTTTTTATCCATCCACCGAAATGCGGCGGTTCTACCGTGATTTCGTGCTTTGATTTGAATAAAGGTAATGATCAATTCATTAGCTTTGTTTGGGATCAGGATGGGTGGGGAAACTGTCGCGCGAAGCTTCTCGAGACACAAGTCGGCGGTGGACATCATCCGTTTGGGATTCATCGGGTGATGAAACATCCGGTCAACTACTGCACGATCCTGCGCGATCCGCTCGCGCGCCACATCTCTCACTACCGGTATGCCGCGAACGGCAAGAACGGCCAAATCATGCGCGGAGTCAGCGTGTCGACGCCGGAGGCTATGGCGCTTCAAGGTGTGCTATCGCTCGACGAGTGGGTCAGCGAATCGCTCGGCGGCCGGAACCTGTTCGTGCAGATGCTGAGCGGCGAACCGGCGGTCAACGAAGCGTCCCTCGCCGTCGCGCAAATCCATTTGCGCGAACATATCGGTACCGTCGGCGTCTGCGAGGACATGAGCGAATTCTTACTGAGGTTGTGCGGTTCGACCGGAATGAAATTACCGTTCTGCTTCGAAGCGAACCGCATTAATGGCAAACCGAATGGCACAGCACTGTTAAGCGAAGCAGCAAGACAGAAATTTATCGATGACAATAGCCTTGATTACGAGCTGTTTCGCGATGCCAATCGCATCGTCGAAGCTTATGCCAAAGAGTCGGGCAGCGTCTTTTCGAATGCGCTTGAATTGGTCCGCGTGATCCAGGCAGAAATAAATCGGCTCGAGAATCCGCACATTTATAGCGCAACGGTTCTGGGCATCGACGGCTCATTCCTGTCGCGCGTGCATGAGGTGATCCGCCGCTTCGATCTGACGCCGATCGATACTTATCTGGAGTTCGCGCAAAGCCAGCGGCGTCCGCTAGCCGACCTGTTCGACGGCTTCGTCGACACGGTGGGGGACGGTGTAGTGCGCGGCTGGGCCGTCAACTTGAGCAGACCAGAGCGGCAAGTGCCGCTCGAAGTGCGGATCGGCGCGCAGATCGTCGCAACCGGCCTCAGCGGCGAGCCGCGGCCCGATGTGGCAAGCGCCGGCTATCCGAGTTCGAACAGCGGATTTTCGATTGCGCTGCCAGACGGCATCCCAGAAGGCTTTTGCGTTACGATCGCGGATTCCACGGAACGCCTGCACAACGCTGGCACGTGGCGACAAGGCTGGCACTGCGAGTGA
- the cysC gene encoding adenylyl-sulfate kinase, with amino-acid sequence MKEPPIFVQRFTGKIAAQDRMRIFDQTPATIWLTGLSGAGKSTLAFALEERLIALGHACYVLDGDNIRHGLASDLGFERDDRRENIRRVAHVAQLMNDAGLIVITALISPLREDRAMAREIIGADKFVETYVSASLATCASRDPKGLYAKARSGEISSFTGVSAPYEAPLDPDLHVETGTLSPAQSVAQIFHYLREKCLGRSVQRTAHVAGA; translated from the coding sequence ATGAAAGAGCCGCCCATCTTCGTGCAACGCTTCACCGGCAAGATCGCGGCGCAGGACCGCATGCGCATATTCGATCAGACGCCCGCCACGATCTGGCTGACCGGCCTGTCCGGCGCCGGTAAATCGACACTGGCGTTCGCGCTCGAAGAGCGGCTAATCGCGCTCGGTCATGCCTGCTATGTGCTCGACGGCGATAACATCCGCCACGGTCTGGCGAGCGACCTGGGCTTCGAGCGCGACGACCGGCGCGAAAACATCCGCCGCGTCGCGCACGTCGCCCAGTTGATGAACGATGCGGGTTTGATCGTGATTACCGCGCTGATTTCACCGCTACGCGAAGACCGCGCAATGGCGCGCGAGATCATCGGAGCCGACAAGTTCGTCGAAACCTACGTGTCCGCCTCGCTCGCCACCTGCGCAAGCCGCGATCCCAAAGGTCTTTACGCGAAAGCGAGGTCTGGCGAGATCAGCTCGTTCACCGGCGTATCAGCGCCCTATGAAGCACCGCTCGATCCTGACCTGCACGTCGAAACCGGAACGCTGAGCCCCGCGCAAAGCGTCGCGCAGATTTTCCACTACCTGCGCGAAAAGTGTCTCGGAAGATCGGTTCAGCGTACGGCTCACGTCGCGGGCGCCTGA
- a CDS encoding polysaccharide biosynthesis tyrosine autokinase — translation MAINYENRYAGVYEPGQLHLSDYVRTIVRGWRTILIVTLIALALGSAYAFLTPPVYRSDVLFHVQDRTANAANVNANGRDAASPLPGAYDSKPSTAAQIELLKSRLVTEEAVRALHLDITAKPRYLPVIGSRIAGLVNGHWWFRLPSFINLRGFAWGNESIAVSRFDVSKDLYGETFTLVAGAGNTFMLRDPHGSAILSGRVGETVQTDTAVGPITLHVDTLVGAPGSRFELTRASTLGTVERLAKTMVVQETAEDSGVIRVSLEGADPALTAAIVNNVARQFVRQDLASRSSESDHTLAYLEQQLPAARKALDDAEERYGKFRNTHGTVDLGEESKLLLQQIVDNKTKLLDLQQQRAELLQKFTPNHPTVAALDAQIAALQGAQSTMNRSVSTMPDTEQTALRLQRDVHVNTDLYTNLLNSVQRLRVAQAGQVGGVRVVDFAETPDDPVRPKRMLVILMSLGAGLVLGLLLVFLKRAMRGGVERPDELEGMLGVPVFAVVPRSQTQLRLQEKVSLRQRGQHVLAQQAPEDLAVEGVRNLRTSLQLSLDHAANNVVMITGSRPDAGKSFLSVNLATLVASANKRVLIIDGDMRRGDVHSHFGVSHRPGLSDVLCGGDLNAMIQRDVLPGLDVLAKGTLPSHPAELLMSRRFEAMLEVLKPQYDVVIIDTPPVLAVTDSTLIGKYAATSLLVVRHGRQPLHEIIETAKRLRNGGVGLRGVLLTDVPQEAAFLGSGYQGGYYGYDSIVG, via the coding sequence ATGGCAATCAATTACGAAAATCGCTACGCCGGCGTGTATGAACCGGGGCAGTTGCATCTGTCGGACTACGTGCGCACGATCGTGCGCGGTTGGCGCACGATCCTCATCGTGACGCTGATCGCGCTCGCGCTCGGTAGCGCATACGCGTTCCTCACGCCGCCGGTCTATCGTTCGGACGTGCTGTTTCACGTTCAGGACCGGACGGCGAACGCGGCGAACGTCAATGCGAACGGCCGGGATGCGGCATCGCCGCTTCCCGGCGCGTACGATTCGAAGCCGTCGACCGCGGCGCAGATCGAGCTTTTGAAGTCGCGTCTCGTCACCGAGGAAGCGGTCCGCGCGCTGCACCTCGACATCACGGCGAAGCCGCGTTATCTGCCGGTGATCGGCAGCAGGATCGCGGGACTCGTGAACGGGCACTGGTGGTTCCGGCTGCCGTCGTTCATCAACCTGCGCGGATTCGCGTGGGGCAACGAGAGCATCGCGGTGTCGCGCTTCGACGTGTCGAAGGACCTGTACGGCGAGACCTTCACGCTGGTTGCGGGCGCCGGCAACACCTTCATGCTGCGCGATCCTCACGGCAGCGCGATTCTGTCAGGGCGCGTCGGCGAGACCGTGCAGACCGATACCGCGGTCGGGCCGATCACGCTGCACGTCGACACACTGGTCGGCGCGCCGGGCTCGCGTTTCGAACTGACGCGCGCTTCGACGCTCGGCACGGTGGAGCGTCTGGCGAAGACGATGGTCGTGCAGGAGACGGCCGAGGACTCCGGCGTGATCCGCGTGAGCCTCGAAGGCGCCGACCCGGCGCTGACCGCGGCGATCGTCAACAACGTGGCGCGCCAGTTCGTGCGCCAGGATCTGGCGAGCCGTTCGAGCGAGTCCGATCACACGCTCGCATATCTCGAGCAGCAACTGCCCGCCGCGCGCAAGGCGCTCGACGATGCGGAAGAACGCTACGGCAAGTTCCGCAATACCCATGGCACCGTCGATCTCGGCGAAGAAAGCAAGCTGCTGCTGCAGCAGATCGTCGACAACAAGACGAAGCTGCTCGATCTGCAGCAGCAGCGCGCGGAGCTATTGCAGAAGTTCACGCCGAACCATCCGACGGTCGCCGCGCTCGATGCGCAGATCGCCGCATTGCAGGGCGCGCAGAGCACGATGAACCGCAGCGTCTCGACGATGCCGGACACCGAGCAGACCGCGTTGCGTCTGCAGCGCGACGTGCACGTGAACACCGATCTCTACACGAACCTGCTCAACAGCGTGCAGCGGCTGCGGGTGGCGCAGGCCGGGCAGGTGGGCGGCGTGCGCGTGGTGGATTTCGCCGAAACGCCCGACGATCCGGTGCGGCCGAAGCGCATGCTGGTGATTTTGATGTCGCTCGGCGCCGGCCTCGTGCTCGGCTTGCTGCTGGTGTTCCTGAAGCGCGCGATGCGCGGCGGCGTGGAGCGCCCGGACGAACTCGAGGGGATGCTCGGCGTGCCGGTATTCGCGGTGGTGCCGCGCAGCCAGACGCAATTGCGTCTGCAGGAAAAGGTGTCATTGCGCCAGCGCGGGCAGCATGTGCTCGCGCAGCAGGCGCCTGAGGATCTCGCGGTGGAGGGCGTGCGCAATCTGCGCACGTCGCTGCAGTTGTCGCTCGATCATGCGGCCAACAACGTCGTGATGATCACCGGGTCGCGGCCCGATGCGGGCAAGTCGTTTCTGTCGGTGAATCTGGCGACGCTGGTCGCGTCGGCAAACAAACGCGTGCTGATCATCGACGGTGACATGCGGCGCGGCGACGTGCATTCCCATTTCGGCGTCAGTCATCGGCCGGGACTGTCCGACGTGCTGTGCGGCGGCGATCTCAACGCGATGATCCAGCGCGACGTGCTGCCGGGCCTCGACGTGCTCGCGAAAGGCACGCTCCCCTCGCACCCGGCCGAACTGCTGATGAGCCGACGCTTCGAGGCTATGCTCGAGGTGCTGAAGCCGCAATACGACGTCGTGATCATCGATACGCCGCCGGTGCTCGCCGTGACCGATTCGACGCTGATCGGCAAATACGCGGCGACGTCGCTGCTGGTCGTGCGGCATGGGCGTCAGCCGCTGCACGAGATCATCGAGACCGCCAAACGCCTGCGTAACGGTGGTGTCGGCCTGCGCGGCGTGCTGCTCACCGATGTGCCGCAGGAAGCCGCGTTCCTCGGCTCGGGGTATCAGGGCGGCTATTACGGCTACGACAGCATCGTCGGTTGA
- the groL gene encoding chaperonin GroEL (60 kDa chaperone family; promotes refolding of misfolded polypeptides especially under stressful conditions; forms two stacked rings of heptamers to form a barrel-shaped 14mer; ends can be capped by GroES; misfolded proteins enter the barrel where they are refolded when GroES binds): MAAKDVVFGDSARAKMVEGVNILANAVKVTLGPKGRNVVLERSFGGPTVTKDGVSVAKEIELKDKLQNMGAQMVKEVASKTSDNAGDGTTTATVLAQSIVREGMKYVASGMNPMDLKRGIDKAVAAAIEELRKISKPCTTNKEIAQVGAISANSDSSIGERIAEAMDKVGKEGVITVEDGKSLQDELDVVEGMQFDRGYLSPYFINNPDKQVAVLDNPFVLLHDKKVSNIRDLLPVLEQVAKAGRPLLIIAEDVEGEALATLVVNNIRGILKTVAVKAPGFGDRRKAMLEDIAILTGGQVIAEETGLTLEKATLAELGQAKRIEVGKENTTIIDGAGEAANIEARVKQVRKQIEEATSDYDREKLQERVAKLAGGVAVIKVGAATEVEMKEKKARVEDALHATRAAVEEGIVAGGGVALIRARTAIAGLKGANADQDAGIKIVLRAMEEPLRQIVTNGGEEASVVVAAVAAGKGNYGYNAATGEYVDLVDAGVVDPTKVTRTALQNAASVAGLLLTTDAAVCELPKEEAPMPGGMPGGMGGMGMDM, encoded by the coding sequence ATGGCAGCTAAAGACGTCGTATTCGGTGATTCCGCCCGTGCCAAGATGGTCGAAGGCGTGAACATTCTCGCCAACGCCGTGAAGGTCACGCTGGGTCCGAAGGGCCGCAACGTGGTCCTCGAGCGCAGCTTCGGCGGCCCGACGGTCACCAAGGACGGTGTGTCGGTCGCAAAAGAGATCGAACTGAAAGACAAGCTCCAGAACATGGGCGCGCAAATGGTCAAGGAAGTCGCTTCCAAGACCAGCGACAACGCAGGCGACGGCACGACGACCGCTACGGTTCTCGCGCAATCGATCGTCCGCGAAGGCATGAAGTACGTCGCATCGGGCATGAACCCGATGGACCTGAAGCGCGGCATCGACAAGGCTGTTGCAGCCGCAATCGAAGAACTGCGCAAGATCAGCAAGCCGTGCACGACCAACAAGGAAATCGCCCAGGTTGGCGCGATCTCGGCGAACAGCGATTCGTCGATCGGCGAGCGCATCGCTGAAGCAATGGACAAGGTCGGCAAGGAAGGCGTGATCACCGTCGAAGACGGCAAATCGCTGCAAGACGAGCTGGACGTCGTCGAAGGTATGCAATTCGACCGCGGCTACCTGTCGCCGTACTTCATCAACAACCCGGACAAGCAAGTTGCCGTGCTCGACAACCCGTTCGTGCTGCTGCACGACAAGAAGGTGTCGAACATCCGTGATCTGCTGCCGGTTCTGGAACAAGTCGCGAAGGCTGGCCGTCCGCTGCTGATCATCGCTGAAGACGTCGAAGGCGAAGCGCTCGCAACGCTGGTCGTCAACAACATCCGCGGCATCCTGAAGACCGTTGCTGTGAAGGCACCGGGCTTCGGCGATCGTCGTAAGGCGATGCTGGAAGACATCGCGATCCTGACCGGCGGCCAGGTCATCGCAGAAGAAACCGGCCTCACGCTCGAGAAGGCAACGCTGGCTGAACTGGGCCAGGCGAAGCGTATCGAAGTGGGCAAGGAAAACACCACGATCATCGACGGCGCTGGCGAAGCAGCGAACATCGAAGCTCGCGTCAAGCAAGTGCGCAAGCAAATCGAAGAAGCGACCTCGGACTACGACCGTGAAAAGCTGCAAGAACGCGTTGCCAAGCTGGCAGGCGGCGTTGCAGTGATCAAGGTCGGTGCTGCGACCGAAGTCGAAATGAAGGAAAAGAAGGCACGTGTCGAAGACGCACTGCACGCAACGCGCGCAGCTGTGGAAGAAGGCATCGTCGCTGGCGGCGGCGTCGCGCTGATCCGTGCGCGTACGGCGATCGCTGGCCTGAAGGGTGCTAACGCCGATCAGGACGCAGGTATCAAGATCGTTCTGCGCGCAATGGAAGAGCCGCTGCGCCAGATCGTCACCAACGGTGGCGAAGAAGCGAGCGTCGTCGTGGCAGCGGTTGCTGCTGGCAAGGGCAACTACGGCTACAACGCAGCGACCGGCGAGTACGTCGACCTGGTTGACGCAGGTGTCGTGGACCCGACGAAGGTGACGCGCACGGCGCTGCAAAACGCAGCTTCGGTTGCTGGCCTGCTGCTGACGACCGACGCAGCTGTCTGCGAACTGCCGAAGGAAGAAGCTCCGATGCCTGGCGGCATGCCCGGCGGCATGGGCGGCATGGGCATGGACATGTAA
- a CDS encoding YqgE/AlgH family protein — protein MSKSTDRINLTNQFLIAMPNMADPTFSGTVVYLCDHSERGALGLVINRPTDIDLEALFNRIDLKLEIEPLLHVPVYFGGPVQTERGFVLHDPKGGSAYTSSMSVPGGLEMTTSKDVLEAVASGNGPERFLLTLGHAGWGAGQLEDEISKNGWLTVEADPKIVFDVPAEDRLEAALALLGVSLSMLSGEAGHA, from the coding sequence ATGTCCAAGAGTACCGATCGCATCAATCTGACCAACCAGTTCCTGATCGCCATGCCGAACATGGCCGATCCGACGTTTTCAGGAACGGTGGTCTACCTTTGCGATCACAGTGAGCGCGGCGCGCTCGGCCTCGTGATCAACCGGCCGACCGATATCGACCTGGAAGCGCTCTTCAATCGCATCGATCTGAAGCTGGAGATCGAACCTCTTCTCCATGTTCCCGTGTATTTCGGCGGCCCGGTGCAAACCGAGCGCGGCTTCGTGCTGCACGATCCGAAAGGCGGCAGCGCGTACACGTCGTCGATGTCGGTGCCGGGCGGGCTCGAAATGACCACCTCGAAAGACGTGCTCGAGGCCGTCGCGAGCGGCAACGGTCCGGAGCGTTTCCTGCTGACGCTCGGCCACGCCGGCTGGGGCGCCGGTCAGCTCGAAGACGAAATCTCGAAGAACGGCTGGCTGACGGTCGAGGCCGATCCGAAGATCGTCTTCGACGTGCCGGCCGAAGATCGTCTCGAAGCGGCGCTCGCGCTGCTCGGCGTGTCGCTGTCGATGCTGTCGGGCGAGGCCGGGCACGCATGA
- a CDS encoding rubredoxin, producing MEYQSWMCLICGWIYDEEAGLPDEGIAPGTRWEDVPINWTCPECGARKEDFEMVQI from the coding sequence ATGGAATATCAAAGCTGGATGTGCCTGATTTGCGGCTGGATTTACGACGAAGAGGCCGGCTTGCCCGACGAAGGCATTGCGCCGGGCACGCGCTGGGAAGACGTGCCCATCAACTGGACGTGTCCCGAGTGCGGAGCGCGCAAGGAAGACTTCGAAATGGTCCAGATCTGA
- the ruvX gene encoding Holliday junction resolvase RuvX, with translation MNLPAGREATLLAFDYGVKRIGVAVGNSLTRRARPLVVVQNRSKEYRFEALGKLIAEWKPDALVVGLPMHPDGTPHERTQLAKRFGNQLNGRFNLPVTWVDERYSSVEAEAQIRAGNARIDMLDAEAASIILQQYLDGLSDDHEFH, from the coding sequence ATGAATCTGCCGGCCGGACGTGAGGCGACGCTGCTTGCGTTCGACTACGGCGTGAAACGCATCGGCGTGGCGGTCGGCAATTCGCTGACGCGCCGCGCGCGGCCGCTCGTCGTCGTGCAGAACCGCAGCAAGGAGTACCGTTTCGAAGCGCTCGGCAAGCTGATCGCCGAATGGAAGCCCGATGCGCTGGTGGTCGGCCTGCCGATGCACCCCGACGGCACACCGCACGAGCGCACGCAGCTCGCGAAGCGCTTCGGCAACCAGCTGAACGGCCGCTTCAATCTGCCGGTCACGTGGGTCGACGAGCGCTACTCGTCGGTCGAGGCCGAGGCGCAAATCCGCGCCGGCAACGCCCGCATCGACATGCTCGATGCCGAAGCCGCGAGCATCATCCTCCAGCAATATCTTGACGGACTTTCCGACGATCATGAGTTCCATTGA
- the pyrR gene encoding bifunctional pyr operon transcriptional regulator/uracil phosphoribosyltransferase PyrR, producing MSSIDAEALYRALLDQIRAAYGEQLAAAHDGAQAAVLAGIHSGGAWLAERLARDLNLPSFGVVNVALHRDDYAKKGLHAQASPTSLPFAVDGSRIVLVDDVLYTGRTIRAAVNELYDYGRPASVELAVLADRGGRELPVAARFVGGVVDVPADATLVLAHEDDGGGGQRFSFHTEARVD from the coding sequence ATGAGTTCCATTGACGCCGAAGCGCTGTATCGCGCGTTGCTCGACCAGATTCGCGCGGCCTATGGCGAGCAGCTCGCGGCAGCGCACGACGGCGCCCAGGCGGCGGTGCTCGCGGGTATCCATAGCGGCGGCGCATGGCTCGCCGAGCGGCTCGCGCGCGACCTGAACCTGCCGAGCTTCGGCGTGGTGAACGTCGCGCTGCATCGCGACGACTACGCGAAGAAAGGGCTGCACGCGCAGGCGAGCCCGACCTCGCTGCCGTTCGCGGTCGATGGCAGCCGCATCGTGCTGGTCGACGACGTGCTGTACACCGGCCGCACGATTCGCGCGGCGGTGAACGAGCTGTATGACTATGGCCGGCCGGCGTCGGTCGAACTCGCGGTGCTCGCCGATCGCGGCGGACGCGAGTTGCCGGTGGCGGCGCGCTTCGTCGGCGGCGTGGTCGACGTGCCGGCCGACGCGACGCTCGTGCTGGCCCACGAAGACGACGGCGGGGGCGGCCAGCGGTTCTCTTTTCACACTGAAGCACGCGTTGATTGA
- a CDS encoding aspartate carbamoyltransferase catalytic subunit, whose translation MNTATQAPQDSSASASERFRYGFLKGNPQLTKNGELKHLLSIEGLPKAIVNHILETADQFVSVTDREVKKVPLLRGKSVFNLFFENSTRTRTTFEIAATRLSADVLNLNINASSTSKGESLLDTINNLSAMHADLFVVRHASSGAPFLIAQHCAPHVHVINAGDGRHAHPTQGLLDMYTIRHYKKDFTKLRVAIVGDILHSRVARSDIHALTTLGVPEVRAIGPRTLLPGGLEQMGVRVFHNLDEGLKDVDVIIMLRLQNERMSGALLPSSQEYFKSWGLTPERLALAAPDAIVMHPGPMNRGVEIDSQVADGPQSVILNQVTFGIAVRMAVMGIVAGNND comes from the coding sequence ATGAACACCGCCACCCAGGCTCCGCAAGATTCCTCCGCTAGCGCATCCGAGCGCTTCCGCTACGGCTTCCTGAAGGGCAACCCGCAGCTCACGAAGAACGGCGAGCTCAAGCATCTGCTGTCGATCGAGGGCTTGCCGAAGGCCATCGTCAATCACATTCTCGAGACCGCCGACCAGTTCGTCAGCGTGACCGACCGCGAAGTGAAGAAGGTGCCGCTGTTGCGCGGCAAGTCGGTGTTCAACCTGTTCTTCGAGAACTCGACGCGCACCCGTACCACGTTCGAGATCGCGGCCACGCGGCTGTCGGCCGACGTGCTGAATCTGAACATCAACGCGTCGTCGACGAGCAAGGGCGAATCGCTGCTCGACACGATCAACAACCTGTCGGCGATGCACGCGGATCTGTTCGTCGTGCGTCATGCGTCGAGCGGTGCGCCGTTCCTGATCGCGCAGCATTGCGCGCCGCACGTGCACGTGATCAACGCCGGCGACGGCCGTCACGCGCACCCGACGCAGGGTCTGCTCGACATGTACACGATCCGCCACTACAAGAAAGACTTCACGAAGCTGCGCGTGGCGATCGTTGGCGACATCCTGCATTCGCGCGTCGCGCGCTCGGACATTCATGCGCTGACTACGCTCGGCGTGCCCGAAGTGCGCGCGATCGGTCCGCGCACGCTGCTGCCGGGCGGCCTCGAACAGATGGGCGTGCGCGTGTTCCACAACCTCGACGAAGGGCTGAAGGACGTCGACGTCATCATCATGCTGCGCCTGCAGAACGAACGCATGAGCGGCGCGTTGCTGCCGTCGTCGCAGGAGTACTTCAAGAGCTGGGGGCTGACGCCCGAGCGTCTCGCGCTCGCCGCCCCGGATGCGATCGTGATGCACCCCGGTCCGATGAACCGCGGCGTCGAGATCGACTCGCAGGTCGCGGACGGCCCGCAATCGGTGATCCTGAATCAGGTGACGTTCGGTATCGCGGTGCGCATGGCGGTGATGGGGATCGTCGCGGGTAACAACGATTAA